The Halomicronema hongdechloris C2206 genome includes a window with the following:
- the selD gene encoding selenide, water dikinase SelD: MESLRPIVKDLVLLGGGHSHAIVLRQWGMRPLAGVQITLITNLADTPYSGMLPSHVAGLYDFDQAHIDLRPLTRFAQARLFMDRVIGLDLERRRVICAHHPPVAYDVLSIDTGSTPAMVAVPGAADHAVPAKPVPQLLQAWARVRQQLEASPERPLTIAVVGGGIGGVELTLNMQARLQRRLKELGRPQDQVTFHLFHRRAELAPERSRATRHYLQRLCLRRRIQLHLQQTVAAVETIGGPLPYRVRCESGLTVACDRIFWVTQAAAPDWVRQSGLANDSQGFIAVADTLQSRSHPNVFAAGDVATMVNHPRPKAGVFAVRQGKPLSLNLRRHLQGQPLQPFRPQRQFLTLIDTGRGTAIASRGPFVAESCLFRYWKDHIDQKFMALFRDFPEMGASRPSDVVVRSASSPPPMYCAGCGSKVGRPALEQVLQRIQADVSWPVDTADILVGLTAAEDAAVVRVPHDRAMVHTADGFRALLADPFICGQIAVHHSLSDLFAMGATPQSVLALATVPYALPAQQTEILYQLLSGVQKALSQSHTPLVGGHTSEGPELVLSIVANGLAQPQRLLRKQGMAPGEVLILTKPLGTGVLFAADMRRQAKGRWIEAAVAVMVQSNQAAAQCLIQHQATACTDVTGFGFMGHLLELVQASQVGAVLTLNQLPALQGARQVLAQGVRSSLHPQNQTAAQAIENGADYIDHPDWPLLFDPQTSGGLLAAVPPDQVESCLATLHQAGYAHSLVVGRVIPRDNPTQPIRIEEWGRSEE, from the coding sequence ATGGAATCTCTTCGACCCATTGTTAAAGATCTGGTTCTGCTTGGGGGCGGTCATTCCCATGCCATTGTGCTGCGCCAGTGGGGGATGCGACCTTTGGCAGGGGTGCAGATCACCTTGATCACCAACCTGGCCGATACTCCCTACTCTGGCATGCTGCCGTCCCATGTGGCGGGTCTCTACGATTTTGATCAGGCTCATATTGACCTACGGCCCCTGACCCGTTTCGCTCAGGCCCGTCTCTTCATGGACCGAGTCATTGGTCTCGATTTAGAGCGGCGACGGGTCATCTGTGCCCACCATCCCCCCGTCGCCTATGATGTTCTGTCCATTGATACGGGCAGTACCCCGGCGATGGTGGCAGTGCCTGGGGCAGCTGATCATGCTGTGCCGGCCAAGCCTGTCCCTCAGCTATTGCAGGCCTGGGCCAGGGTGCGCCAGCAGCTAGAGGCGTCACCAGAGCGGCCTCTCACCATCGCCGTGGTTGGTGGCGGCATCGGCGGGGTAGAACTGACCCTGAACATGCAGGCGCGGTTGCAGAGACGACTAAAAGAGCTAGGGCGGCCACAGGATCAGGTCACATTTCATCTGTTTCATCGCCGGGCCGAACTGGCCCCGGAGCGGTCTCGGGCCACTCGTCATTATCTGCAGCGACTGTGCCTACGACGGCGAATTCAGCTGCACCTGCAGCAAACAGTTGCTGCGGTGGAGACTATTGGCGGACCTTTGCCCTATCGAGTGCGCTGTGAGTCGGGGTTGACAGTGGCGTGCGATCGCATATTTTGGGTCACCCAAGCGGCGGCTCCCGACTGGGTACGACAGTCTGGTCTGGCTAACGATTCCCAAGGGTTCATTGCCGTTGCCGATACCCTCCAGAGTCGCTCCCACCCCAATGTGTTCGCCGCTGGAGATGTGGCCACCATGGTTAACCATCCCCGACCCAAGGCCGGAGTCTTCGCCGTGCGTCAGGGCAAACCATTAAGCCTTAACCTGCGGCGCCACCTGCAAGGTCAACCGCTACAACCCTTCAGGCCTCAACGGCAATTCTTGACCCTGATCGATACGGGCCGCGGCACCGCCATCGCCTCCCGGGGGCCTTTCGTGGCCGAGTCCTGTCTATTCCGATACTGGAAAGACCACATCGATCAAAAATTCATGGCTCTGTTCCGCGACTTTCCCGAAATGGGGGCATCCCGCCCATCCGACGTCGTCGTTCGCTCAGCCTCCTCTCCCCCACCCATGTACTGTGCTGGCTGTGGTTCTAAGGTGGGGCGTCCTGCCCTAGAGCAAGTTCTACAGCGGATTCAGGCCGATGTCTCTTGGCCTGTAGACACCGCCGATATCCTAGTGGGGTTGACAGCAGCCGAGGATGCTGCAGTGGTGCGAGTTCCCCATGATCGAGCCATGGTCCATACCGCCGATGGCTTCCGTGCCCTCTTAGCGGATCCGTTTATCTGCGGCCAAATCGCTGTCCACCATAGCCTCAGCGATCTCTTCGCCATGGGAGCCACTCCCCAGTCAGTGCTAGCCTTGGCTACCGTGCCCTACGCCTTACCTGCCCAACAAACCGAGATACTCTACCAACTCCTCAGCGGCGTGCAGAAAGCCCTGAGCCAAAGCCACACCCCCCTGGTTGGCGGCCATACCAGCGAAGGTCCCGAGCTCGTCCTCAGTATTGTGGCCAATGGCTTAGCCCAGCCCCAACGGCTCCTGCGCAAGCAGGGCATGGCTCCCGGCGAGGTGCTGATCCTGACCAAGCCCCTAGGGACTGGCGTCCTATTTGCAGCCGACATGCGCCGCCAAGCCAAAGGCCGTTGGATCGAGGCCGCCGTTGCCGTCATGGTGCAATCCAATCAAGCCGCCGCTCAATGTTTGATCCAACACCAAGCCACCGCCTGCACCGATGTCACCGGCTTTGGGTTCATGGGCCATCTCTTAGAGCTGGTACAAGCGTCTCAAGTAGGGGCAGTGCTGACTTTAAACCAGCTGCCAGCACTCCAGGGAGCACGTCAAGTTCTGGCCCAAGGAGTCCGCAGTTCTCTCCATCCTCAGAATCAGACCGCTGCCCAGGCCATCGAGAATGGGGCTGATTATATCGATCACCCCGACTGGCCTCTGCTGTTTGATCCCCAGACTTCTGGTGGTCTACTAGCTGCCGTGCCCCCCGATCAAGTGGAGTCTTGTCTGGCGACCCTGCACCAAGCCGGATATGCCCACAGCCTGGTAGTAGGCCGGGTTATTCCTCGTGACAATCCCACCCAACCCATTAGGATCGAGGAATGGGGGAGGAGTGAAGAGTAA
- the mnmH gene encoding tRNA 2-selenouridine(34) synthase MnmH has product MSKALAIDAFLAAPGPILDVRSPGEYGHGHIPGAIEFSLFSDEERAQVGICYKQQGRSAAVELGFAIAGPKFADFIARARILAPDQQLRLHCWRGGMRSGGMAWVLEMAGFQVITLEGGYKAFRRWVRRVLAQPRQLLVLGGMTGTAKTDTLLALAAQGAQVVDLEGLAHHRGSSYGGLGMPPQPSTEHFENLIAWQWATLSPHHPVWIEAESRRIGTCRVPDQLFRQMQAAPLLEVRRSLPERLNSLVRLYGDADPQALIAATERIRKRLGGQRTQDAIKLIRQGALKEAFAILLTYYDRAYQYDLDRRQQTITPLDVVGLSPAEVAHRLRQRAKGLPGHGLAATTLVP; this is encoded by the coding sequence ATGTCCAAAGCTCTCGCTATCGACGCTTTTCTTGCCGCTCCTGGTCCAATTCTGGATGTACGTAGCCCTGGGGAGTATGGCCATGGTCACATCCCCGGGGCCATTGAGTTTTCTCTGTTCAGTGATGAGGAGCGGGCTCAGGTGGGGATTTGTTACAAGCAGCAGGGCCGTAGCGCCGCTGTAGAACTGGGATTTGCGATCGCAGGTCCCAAATTTGCCGACTTCATTGCCCGAGCCCGGATCCTCGCCCCTGACCAACAGTTGCGACTCCATTGCTGGCGCGGTGGCATGCGCAGTGGCGGCATGGCCTGGGTCTTGGAAATGGCAGGCTTCCAGGTGATCACCCTGGAAGGTGGCTATAAGGCCTTCCGGCGCTGGGTCAGACGAGTATTGGCACAGCCCCGACAACTCTTGGTACTAGGCGGCATGACCGGCACGGCCAAGACCGATACCCTCCTAGCGCTGGCAGCTCAGGGGGCGCAGGTCGTGGATTTAGAAGGATTGGCCCATCACCGTGGCAGCAGCTATGGAGGACTAGGTATGCCGCCGCAACCCTCCACAGAACACTTTGAAAATTTGATTGCCTGGCAATGGGCAACCTTGTCGCCCCATCACCCTGTCTGGATCGAAGCCGAAAGCCGGCGTATCGGCACCTGCCGTGTCCCCGACCAGCTATTCCGCCAGATGCAAGCTGCTCCCCTCTTAGAAGTCAGGCGATCATTGCCCGAACGCTTAAATTCCCTGGTCAGGCTCTATGGTGATGCCGATCCCCAGGCGCTGATCGCGGCTACCGAGCGTATCCGCAAGCGTTTAGGAGGCCAACGAACCCAGGACGCCATCAAGCTGATTCGCCAGGGAGCCCTAAAGGAAGCCTTTGCCATCCTACTGACCTACTACGACCGCGCCTATCAATACGATTTAGACCGCCGTCAGCAAACCATTACCCCACTGGATGTGGTTGGGTTGTCCCCTGCCGAAGTTGCTCACCGGTTGCGACAGCGAGCCAAGGGACTACCGGGCCATGGTTTAGCCGCAACGACCCTGGTTCCCTAA
- a CDS encoding CPXCG motif-containing cysteine-rich protein, whose amino-acid sequence MQITSEFSCAYCGEANVLFVDMTAGEYQQYIEDCQVCCQPNTLYISVDEEAMAASVTAEPTDG is encoded by the coding sequence ATGCAGATCACCAGCGAATTTTCCTGTGCCTACTGCGGCGAAGCCAATGTCCTCTTCGTGGATATGACTGCCGGCGAGTATCAGCAATACATTGAAGATTGCCAGGTGTGCTGCCAGCCCAATACGCTTTACATCTCTGTTGATGAGGAGGCAATGGCAGCTAGTGTCACCGCTGAGCCCACTGATGGCTGA
- a CDS encoding B12-binding domain-containing radical SAM protein, whose amino-acid sequence MAESPFHAERLLFTPAAPDADAVSVVFAFPNTYSIGITSLGYQVVWATLAQRSDVAVSRLFTDQSEPLPNPIDLVGFSLSWELDYGHVLTLLESLGISRRACDRSSDHPLVFGGGPVLTANPEPFADFFDLILLGDGEDLLGNFIEGYQQVQDRPRSAQLRHLAQIPGIYVPALYDVTYAADDGPIASIHPIDADIPATVQKQTYRGNRLSTSTVVTEQAAWENIYMVEVVRSCPELCRFCLASYLTLPFRTASLNESLIPAIDQGLQVTDRLGLLGASVTQHPEFEALLDHLNRPQYDAIRLSIASVRTNTVDEKLAHTLTRHGTRSITIAVESGSPRVRQIVNKKLSNDDIVTAAMRAQAGGLKAMKLYGMAGIPGEEMADLEQTVALMMTLKQAAPNLRLTLGCSTFVPKAHTPFQWYGVNPAANKRLKYLQKQLRSRGIDFRPESYNWSVIQALIARGDRRLSHLLEQTRQYGDSLGSYRRAFKTLRGHLPPLDFYGHDHWPLDATLPWQHLQGPLPAATLKKHLETSEIAADSPPAAGATALV is encoded by the coding sequence GTGGCTGAGTCTCCCTTTCATGCCGAGCGTTTGCTATTTACGCCGGCGGCTCCGGACGCAGATGCCGTCTCGGTCGTCTTCGCCTTTCCCAACACCTATAGCATCGGCATCACCAGTTTGGGCTATCAGGTGGTGTGGGCCACGTTAGCTCAACGGTCTGATGTGGCTGTCAGCCGCTTATTCACAGATCAGAGCGAGCCTCTACCCAATCCCATCGACCTAGTGGGCTTTTCCCTCTCTTGGGAGTTGGATTATGGCCATGTCCTCACCCTCTTAGAGTCTCTGGGGATATCGCGGCGGGCTTGCGATCGCAGCTCAGACCATCCCCTGGTCTTTGGTGGAGGACCGGTGCTGACCGCTAATCCAGAGCCCTTCGCCGACTTTTTTGACTTGATCCTCTTGGGCGACGGAGAAGATCTGCTAGGCAATTTCATCGAGGGCTACCAACAGGTCCAGGATCGGCCCCGGTCGGCTCAGCTGCGTCACCTGGCCCAGATTCCTGGCATCTATGTGCCGGCCCTCTACGACGTTACCTACGCGGCTGACGATGGCCCCATAGCCAGCATTCATCCCATTGATGCCGATATTCCCGCCACGGTGCAAAAGCAAACCTACCGCGGTAACCGCCTCTCCACCTCTACCGTGGTGACTGAGCAGGCCGCCTGGGAAAACATCTACATGGTAGAAGTGGTGCGCAGCTGTCCAGAGCTGTGTCGGTTTTGCTTGGCCAGTTACCTGACCCTACCCTTCCGCACTGCTAGCCTGAATGAGTCTCTGATTCCCGCCATTGACCAGGGCCTGCAGGTCACCGATCGCTTAGGGTTGCTGGGGGCTTCCGTGACTCAACATCCTGAATTCGAAGCCCTACTGGATCATTTGAATCGCCCCCAGTACGATGCCATCCGCCTCAGCATCGCCTCAGTGCGCACCAATACGGTGGATGAGAAGCTGGCCCATACCCTCACCCGCCATGGCACCCGCTCGATTACCATCGCGGTGGAAAGTGGGTCCCCGCGGGTGCGTCAGATTGTCAACAAGAAACTCAGCAACGATGACATTGTGACCGCGGCAATGCGGGCCCAGGCTGGCGGCTTGAAGGCCATGAAGCTCTATGGCATGGCCGGTATTCCTGGCGAAGAGATGGCAGACCTAGAGCAGACCGTCGCCTTGATGATGACCCTAAAGCAAGCGGCGCCCAACCTACGCCTGACCTTAGGCTGCAGTACCTTTGTCCCCAAAGCCCACACCCCTTTCCAGTGGTACGGCGTTAACCCAGCCGCCAATAAGCGGTTGAAATATCTGCAGAAGCAGTTGCGATCGCGCGGTATTGATTTCCGTCCTGAAAGTTATAACTGGTCAGTGATCCAGGCATTGATTGCCCGAGGCGACCGGCGATTATCTCATCTGTTAGAGCAAACTCGGCAATACGGCGACTCCCTGGGAAGTTATCGGCGGGCGTTCAAAACGCTGCGCGGTCACTTACCTCCCCTAGACTTTTATGGGCACGATCATTGGCCGCTGGACGCTACATTACCCTGGCAGCATTTGCAGGGGCCTCTGCCCGCGGCTACCCTGAAGAAACATCTCGAGACTAGCGAAATAGCCGCTGACTCTCCTCCTGCGGCAGGGGCAACAGCCTTGGTGTAG
- a CDS encoding Glu/Leu/Phe/Val family dehydrogenase, giving the protein MSRALLLDANRRLEKALKHVPISDDTSERLQFPKASLKVSIPIRLDDGALRVFEGYRVRYDDTRGPTKGGIRFHPGVTMDEVQSLAFWMTFKCAVLNLPLGGAKGGITLNPKELSKFELERLSRGYIDAIADFIGPDVDIPAPDVYTNPMIMGWMMDQYSIIRRRRSPAVITGKPLSLGGSQGRDTATGMGAFYVLQAMMAKLSRSPEETTVAVQGFGNAGSVIARLLFDAGYRVVAVSDSQGGIYCARGLDIPSVQQFKASTRSIKAVYCQGSVCSLINDYDTLTNAELLALDVDILVPAALENQITEANADAVQARYIFEVANGPITSAADRILAAKHSLVFPDILVNAGGVTVSYFEWVQNRSGLYWSLPEVNQRLQHMIVTEAEQVWGIAQELAMPLRTAAYVHALKRLESAFNAKGTRAYYVS; this is encoded by the coding sequence ATGTCCCGTGCGCTTTTGTTAGATGCCAATCGCCGCTTAGAGAAAGCCCTCAAGCATGTGCCCATCTCTGACGATACCAGCGAACGTTTGCAGTTCCCCAAGGCGAGTCTTAAGGTGTCAATTCCAATACGGCTGGACGATGGAGCCCTGCGGGTGTTTGAGGGCTATCGGGTGCGTTATGACGATACTCGCGGCCCTACTAAAGGAGGCATTCGCTTTCATCCGGGGGTGACTATGGACGAGGTGCAATCCCTGGCTTTTTGGATGACCTTTAAGTGTGCGGTCCTCAACTTACCGCTAGGAGGGGCCAAGGGGGGGATCACCCTGAATCCTAAGGAGCTGTCAAAATTTGAGCTGGAGCGGTTGAGTCGGGGGTATATCGATGCGATCGCAGATTTCATTGGCCCCGATGTCGATATTCCCGCTCCCGACGTCTACACCAATCCCATGATTATGGGTTGGATGATGGATCAATACAGCATCATTCGCCGCCGCCGTTCTCCCGCCGTCATTACGGGGAAACCCCTAAGCCTGGGGGGAAGTCAGGGCCGAGACACCGCTACAGGGATGGGGGCCTTCTATGTGTTGCAGGCGATGATGGCCAAGTTGAGCCGTTCCCCTGAAGAGACTACCGTGGCCGTGCAAGGGTTCGGCAATGCCGGCAGTGTCATCGCCCGGCTGCTGTTTGATGCGGGTTACCGCGTCGTGGCTGTGAGTGATTCCCAGGGGGGTATCTATTGTGCCCGAGGGTTAGATATTCCCAGCGTGCAACAGTTTAAGGCCTCTACCCGCAGCATCAAAGCCGTGTACTGCCAGGGCAGCGTCTGTAGCTTGATCAATGACTACGACACCCTCACTAACGCCGAGTTGCTAGCCCTAGATGTAGATATCTTGGTGCCAGCGGCCCTGGAAAATCAAATTACCGAGGCCAATGCCGATGCCGTCCAGGCTCGTTACATCTTCGAGGTGGCCAATGGTCCCATTACCTCTGCCGCCGATCGCATCCTGGCAGCTAAGCATAGCCTGGTATTTCCCGATATTTTGGTCAACGCTGGTGGTGTCACCGTGAGTTATTTCGAGTGGGTACAAAACCGCAGTGGTCTCTACTGGTCGCTGCCAGAGGTGAACCAACGGCTACAACACATGATCGTGACTGAGGCCGAACAGGTTTGGGGCATTGCCCAGGAGCTGGCCATGCCTCTGCGGACGGCGGCCTATGTCCATGCCCTGAAGCGACTGGAATCTGCCTTCAATGCCAAAGGGACCCGGGCCTACTATGTCAGTTAG
- the carB gene encoding carbamoyl-phosphate synthase large subunit — MPRRDDIEKILLIGSGPIIIGQACEFDYSGTQACKALREEGYEVVLVNSNPATIMTDPETADRTYVEPLTPELVEKVIIQERPDALLPTMGGQTALNIAVVLAKNGVLERYGITLIGANLAAIEMAEDRKLFKAAMARIGLAVCPSGLAETMVEARQIAEQIGAFPLIIRPAFTLGGTGGGIAYNQEEFEEMARVGLDASPVSQILIEKSLLGWKEYELEVMRDLADNVVIICSIENLDPMGIHTGDSITVAPAQTLTDKEYQRLRDASIKIIREIGVETGGSNIQFAVNPMNGEVVVIEMNPRVSRSSALASKATGFPIAKFAAKLAVGYTLDEIPNDITKKTPASFEPTIDYVVTKIPRFAFEKFPGAEPVLTTQMKSVGEAMAIGRTFQESFQKALRSLETGRAGWGCDRTEKLPTISQVQASLRTPHPERIFTVRQALQLGLTLEEIYELTGIDPWFLQKLAELLDTEKFLKRTPLNQLTTAQFYGIKRQGFSDRQIAYATKAGEDEVRAYRQGLGVLPVYKTVDTCAAEFEALTPYYYSTYEAESEVLPSQRRKVMILGGGPNRIGQGIEFDYCCCHASYALRADGFETIMVNSNPETVSTDYDTSDRLYFEPLTKEDVLNIIEAEQPEGIIIQFGGQTPLKLAVPLQHYLASLEQATPSGPIPKIWGTSPDSIDTAEDRERFEQILRQLGIEQPPNGIARSYEAALQVAQTIKYPVVVRPSYVLGGRAMEIVYSDAELERYMTYAVQVEPEHPILIDKFLENAVEVDVDAIADHTGQVVLGGIMEHIEQAGIHSGDSACSIPTTSLSKAALQTIREATVKLAQQLHVVGLMNIQYAVQADHVFILEANPRASRTVPFVSKATGIPLAKVAVRVMAGQTLAALGVTEEVIPQHIAVKEAVLPFDKFPGTDTILGPEMRSTGEVMGIDIDFGRAFAKAELAANQRLPQQGTVFISMNDRDKTAVVPVAKDLATMGFTLVATAGTRGILKENGLTADRILKIHEGRPNVVDWIKNGQIQLIINTPVGGEAQEDDRIIRRTALAYKIPTITTIAGATATAAAIRSLQQQDLSVKALQDYLAHIADQPPLPRG, encoded by the coding sequence ATGCCTCGTCGCGACGACATCGAGAAGATTTTATTGATTGGTTCTGGTCCCATCATCATTGGCCAGGCCTGCGAGTTCGATTATTCTGGCACTCAGGCCTGCAAAGCCCTGCGGGAAGAGGGGTATGAGGTGGTGCTGGTGAACTCGAACCCGGCCACCATTATGACCGATCCAGAGACCGCCGACCGCACTTACGTTGAGCCCCTGACGCCTGAGTTGGTGGAAAAGGTCATCATTCAGGAGCGGCCTGATGCCCTGCTGCCCACCATGGGTGGACAGACGGCTCTCAACATCGCGGTAGTGCTGGCTAAGAATGGAGTCTTGGAGCGCTATGGGATCACCCTAATTGGGGCCAACTTAGCGGCCATTGAGATGGCCGAGGACCGCAAGTTGTTCAAGGCGGCCATGGCTCGGATTGGTCTGGCGGTATGTCCGTCGGGATTGGCAGAGACCATGGTGGAAGCTCGACAGATCGCCGAGCAGATCGGTGCCTTTCCTCTGATTATCCGACCTGCGTTCACCCTGGGGGGGACCGGAGGTGGTATTGCCTACAACCAGGAAGAGTTCGAAGAGATGGCCCGGGTGGGGCTCGATGCTAGTCCGGTCTCTCAGATCTTGATTGAGAAGTCTTTGTTGGGGTGGAAGGAGTATGAGCTGGAGGTGATGCGTGACCTGGCCGATAACGTGGTGATCATTTGCTCCATTGAGAACCTGGATCCCATGGGGATTCACACGGGAGATTCGATTACGGTGGCGCCAGCCCAAACCTTGACCGATAAAGAGTATCAGCGACTGCGGGATGCCTCTATCAAGATCATTCGGGAAATTGGGGTGGAAACGGGAGGCTCTAACATCCAATTTGCGGTGAACCCAATGAATGGTGAGGTAGTGGTGATCGAGATGAACCCGCGGGTGTCTCGCAGTTCGGCCCTAGCCTCGAAGGCGACGGGGTTTCCCATCGCTAAGTTTGCGGCCAAGTTGGCGGTAGGGTACACCCTGGACGAGATTCCCAATGACATTACCAAGAAGACTCCGGCAAGCTTTGAGCCCACCATCGACTATGTAGTCACTAAGATACCTCGCTTTGCCTTCGAGAAATTTCCGGGGGCAGAACCGGTGCTCACGACTCAGATGAAGTCGGTGGGCGAGGCTATGGCCATTGGCCGTACTTTTCAGGAGTCTTTCCAGAAGGCGCTGCGGTCGCTGGAGACCGGGCGAGCGGGTTGGGGATGCGATCGCACCGAGAAGTTACCCACCATCTCCCAAGTCCAAGCCAGCCTGCGCACGCCTCATCCCGAGCGCATCTTTACCGTGCGGCAAGCGCTGCAGCTGGGCCTCACCCTAGAGGAGATCTACGAACTCACTGGCATTGATCCCTGGTTCCTACAGAAACTGGCAGAACTTCTCGACACGGAAAAATTTCTCAAGCGCACGCCCTTGAACCAGCTAACCACTGCCCAATTCTACGGCATCAAACGCCAGGGGTTTAGCGATCGGCAAATCGCCTATGCTACCAAGGCCGGTGAAGACGAGGTGCGAGCCTATCGCCAGGGGTTGGGGGTGTTGCCGGTGTACAAGACCGTCGATACCTGCGCCGCCGAGTTTGAGGCCCTCACCCCCTACTACTACTCCACCTACGAGGCAGAGTCGGAAGTGTTGCCCTCCCAACGGCGGAAGGTGATGATTCTCGGGGGCGGTCCCAACCGCATCGGTCAGGGCATCGAGTTTGACTACTGCTGTTGCCATGCCTCCTATGCCCTGCGGGCCGACGGGTTTGAGACGATCATGGTCAACTCCAACCCCGAAACTGTCTCCACCGACTACGACACCAGCGATCGCCTCTATTTTGAGCCCCTGACCAAAGAAGATGTGCTCAATATCATCGAGGCGGAACAACCGGAGGGCATCATTATTCAATTTGGCGGGCAAACACCGCTGAAGTTGGCGGTGCCCTTACAGCACTACCTAGCCTCCCTAGAGCAGGCAACGCCCTCAGGTCCCATCCCTAAGATTTGGGGCACGTCTCCTGATTCCATCGACACCGCCGAGGATCGGGAACGCTTCGAGCAAATCCTGCGGCAACTGGGCATTGAACAGCCTCCCAATGGCATTGCTCGCAGCTACGAAGCCGCCCTGCAGGTGGCCCAAACCATTAAGTACCCGGTGGTGGTGCGACCCAGCTATGTGCTGGGGGGACGGGCCATGGAGATTGTTTACTCTGACGCCGAGCTAGAGCGGTATATGACCTATGCCGTGCAGGTGGAACCAGAACACCCCATCTTGATCGATAAATTCCTCGAGAATGCCGTGGAAGTGGATGTGGATGCGATCGCAGACCACACCGGCCAGGTGGTCCTTGGTGGCATCATGGAGCACATCGAACAAGCTGGGATTCACTCCGGAGACTCGGCCTGCTCTATCCCCACCACCTCCTTGAGTAAAGCGGCCCTGCAAACGATCCGCGAAGCTACGGTGAAGCTGGCCCAACAACTACACGTGGTGGGCCTGATGAACATTCAATATGCTGTCCAGGCAGATCATGTCTTTATTCTAGAGGCCAACCCCCGCGCCTCCCGCACCGTGCCCTTTGTCTCTAAAGCCACTGGCATCCCCTTGGCCAAGGTAGCGGTGCGGGTGATGGCAGGGCAGACCCTAGCAGCCTTGGGGGTGACCGAAGAAGTCATTCCCCAGCACATTGCCGTTAAAGAAGCCGTGCTGCCCTTCGATAAGTTCCCCGGCACCGACACCATCCTAGGCCCCGAAATGCGCTCTACTGGCGAAGTCATGGGGATCGACATCGACTTTGGCCGGGCCTTTGCCAAGGCCGAGTTAGCCGCTAATCAACGCTTACCCCAGCAGGGCACTGTGTTCATCTCCATGAATGATCGGGACAAGACTGCCGTTGTCCCGGTGGCCAAAGATTTGGCCACTATGGGCTTTACCCTGGTGGCGACCGCGGGGACTCGGGGCATTTTGAAGGAAAATGGCCTCACCGCGGATCGGATTCTTAAAATTCATGAGGGCCGGCCCAACGTAGTGGATTGGATCAAAAATGGTCAGATCCAGCTGATCATCAACACTCCAGTGGGTGGAGAAGCCCAAGAAGATGACCGGATTATCCGCCGCACGGCCCTAGCCTATAAAATCCCCACCATTACCACCATTGCCGGAGCAACTGCCACGGCGGCGGCGATTCGCTCTCTACAGCAACAGGACCTGAGCGTTAAAGCCCTGCAAGATTACCTGGCCCATATTGCTGACCAGCCACCGTTACCGAGGGGCTAG